A single region of the Pararhodospirillum photometricum DSM 122 genome encodes:
- a CDS encoding IS5 family transposase, with the protein MAVQIGFWDVERRLAELSAEGDPLETLSKTVDFELFRPVLERAVRRRSAPSKGGRPGFDAVLKFKMLVLQSLHGLALGRTTYLVRDRLSWMRFCGLGPGDAVPDANTLWDFREALIAAGAFDDLFQRLDRAISEAGYLPMSGQIVDATLMSAPRQRNTEAEKQTIKEGKVPEDWRDKPAKLRQKDRDARWTVKFSKGKVREDGTHQGDIAIPHFGYKNHVSIDRKHGIIRRALVTDAATADGARLREGLIDPANTASDVWADSAYRSEANEAFLAEAGKVSRIHRKKPKGKPMPRATARANAVKSRIRSRVEHVFAEMKGRMGLVIRTIGLARARAAITLANMAYNMKRWS; encoded by the coding sequence ATGGCGGTTCAGATCGGGTTCTGGGATGTCGAGCGTCGTCTGGCGGAACTTTCGGCGGAGGGCGATCCGCTGGAGACGCTGTCGAAGACGGTGGATTTCGAACTGTTTCGGCCGGTTCTGGAGCGTGCGGTCCGGCGACGGAGTGCGCCCTCGAAGGGCGGTCGGCCCGGCTTTGACGCGGTTTTGAAATTCAAAATGCTGGTGTTGCAGTCGCTGCACGGTCTGGCGCTGGGTCGGACGACGTACCTGGTGCGCGACCGGCTGAGTTGGATGCGGTTCTGCGGCCTGGGGCCGGGCGATGCGGTGCCGGATGCCAACACTCTTTGGGATTTCCGCGAAGCGCTGATCGCGGCCGGTGCGTTTGACGATTTGTTCCAGCGGCTCGACCGGGCGATCAGCGAGGCGGGCTATCTGCCGATGTCGGGGCAGATCGTCGACGCGACGCTGATGTCGGCGCCGCGCCAACGCAATACCGAGGCCGAGAAACAGACGATCAAGGAGGGCAAGGTTCCCGAGGACTGGCGAGACAAGCCGGCCAAGCTGCGGCAGAAGGATCGCGATGCCCGCTGGACGGTGAAGTTTTCCAAGGGAAAGGTCAGAGAGGACGGCACACATCAAGGCGATATCGCCATCCCTCATTTTGGTTACAAGAACCACGTCTCGATCGACCGCAAGCACGGGATCATCCGCCGCGCGCTCGTCACCGACGCGGCCACAGCCGATGGCGCCCGACTGCGCGAGGGGCTGATCGATCCGGCCAATACCGCCTCCGACGTGTGGGCCGACAGCGCTTACCGCTCCGAGGCCAACGAGGCGTTCCTTGCCGAAGCCGGCAAGGTCAGCCGCATCCACCGCAAGAAGCCCAAGGGCAAACCGATGCCTCGGGCGACCGCCAGGGCCAACGCGGTGAAATCCAGGATCCGTTCCCGGGTCGAGCATGTCTTCGCCGAGATGAAGGGTCGGATGGGGCTGGTCATCCGGACCATCGGCCTCGCCCGCGCCAGGGCAGCGATCACGCTCGCCAACATGGCCTACAACATGAAGCGCTGGTCCTAG
- a CDS encoding YfbR-like 5'-deoxynucleotidase, with product MSPQPPPLDPTQQRRLRAQAPRTWQRMLSGRRLNLIEPSPLDIEIEDIALGLSRNTRWNGQTLGDHGWSVAQHSLLVTEIVRDLHDRVDPRLLLTALLHDASEYVTHDLITPLKAAVGDVFRELEDRLMCAVYTRFGLPARPSPEVHALIKKADRLAAATEAVQLAGFTEAEVRTVLEIREPPLPSVSLTPLPVADARRLFLERFHTLEKAVRLAARS from the coding sequence GTGAGCCCGCAGCCGCCCCCCCTGGATCCCACACAGCAACGCCGCCTGCGCGCCCAGGCGCCGCGCACGTGGCAGCGCATGCTCTCGGGCCGACGCCTGAACCTCATCGAGCCCTCGCCCCTGGATATCGAGATCGAGGACATCGCGCTCGGCCTGTCGCGCAACACCCGCTGGAACGGGCAAACCCTCGGGGATCACGGCTGGTCGGTAGCCCAGCATTCGCTGCTGGTCACCGAGATTGTGCGCGACCTGCACGACCGGGTCGATCCTCGGCTTTTGCTGACCGCCTTGCTGCACGATGCCAGCGAATACGTGACCCACGACCTGATCACGCCCCTCAAGGCCGCGGTCGGCGATGTGTTTCGCGAACTCGAAGATCGGCTGATGTGCGCCGTTTATACCCGCTTCGGCTTGCCCGCCCGTCCCTCTCCCGAGGTCCATGCCCTGATCAAAAAAGCCGACCGCCTTGCCGCCGCCACCGAGGCCGTGCAACTGGCCGGCTTTACGGAGGCCGAGGTCCGCACCGTTTTGGAAATTCGCGAGCCTCCCCTCCCCAGCGTTTCCCTGACCCCGCTGCCCGTGGCCGACGCCAGACGGCTGTTTTTGGAGCGCTTCCACACCCTGGAAAAGGCCGTGCGCCTAGCCGCGCGATCGTGA
- a CDS encoding aminotransferase class IV yields MLLNTQGRVAETTVATLLARLDGTWVTPPLRDGALPRHHPPPPPRRRPPPPRPPLPFRPRPSRRPGSRQHLGFAPGCHV; encoded by the coding sequence GTGTTGCTCAACACCCAAGGCCGCGTCGCCGAGACCACCGTCGCCACCCTCCTGGCCCGCCTCGACGGCACCTGGGTGACTCCCCCCCTCCGCGACGGCGCCCTCCCCCGGCATCACCCGCCACCGCCTCCTCGCCGCCGGCCTCCTCCACCCCGCCCCCCTCTCCCCTTCCGCCCTCGCCCAAGCCGACGCCCTGGTTCTCGCCAACACCTTGGGTTTGCGCCCGGTTGCCACGTTTGA
- a CDS encoding DNA adenine methylase encodes MLDLLGNVLDREPETQGIKYAGAKTKLIGAIIDIVSSVKPKRVFDGFAGTTRVSQALAQTGYQVIANDKAIWSKTFAECYLNAKRDLDHYKRIIDYLNLVTPEHGWFSEHYGGEVGEGGASRGLDGLKKPFQMHNANKLDAIRSEIDRLGLEDDEKNVALTSLIMGLERVDSTLGHYVSYLNEWSPRSYKLLRLEVPRIIQSEQTHEVHNADTVELTGSIDADLAYFDPPYGSNNEKMPPSRVRYESYYHIWKSVILNDRPPLFGAARRREDSSDSVGGSEFEEFRKGSSGRFIVVEAIERLIQNTKAPYIVLSYSSGGRATAEELTDILAANGDVIDLMKISHKKNVMAHMKWTNDWLRDAETDHLEYLFLLRKG; translated from the coding sequence ATGCTCGACCTTCTCGGCAATGTTCTTGATAGAGAACCAGAAACACAGGGCATAAAGTATGCGGGTGCTAAAACAAAGCTAATCGGTGCAATTATCGATATTGTTTCATCGGTGAAGCCGAAAAGGGTCTTTGACGGCTTTGCAGGAACAACGAGAGTGTCACAGGCACTCGCACAAACAGGCTATCAGGTCATAGCTAACGACAAGGCTATTTGGTCAAAGACGTTTGCAGAGTGTTATCTGAACGCAAAGCGCGACCTAGATCATTATAAGCGGATCATCGATTACCTAAATTTAGTCACCCCTGAGCATGGTTGGTTTTCAGAGCATTATGGCGGCGAAGTTGGCGAAGGCGGCGCGTCGAGGGGGCTGGACGGGCTTAAAAAGCCTTTCCAGATGCACAATGCGAACAAGCTGGACGCAATCCGCAGTGAGATAGATCGCTTAGGGCTGGAGGATGACGAAAAGAATGTCGCCCTCACCAGTCTGATAATGGGACTTGAGCGCGTCGATAGCACGTTAGGCCACTACGTTTCATATCTGAACGAATGGTCGCCCCGTTCCTACAAGCTGCTTCGACTTGAAGTGCCCCGCATCATTCAGAGCGAACAAACGCACGAGGTCCATAACGCAGATACCGTTGAGCTTACAGGGAGCATTGACGCAGACTTGGCGTATTTCGATCCACCATATGGATCGAACAACGAAAAAATGCCGCCGTCCCGCGTCCGCTACGAATCCTATTATCATATTTGGAAGTCGGTCATTCTTAATGACAGACCACCATTGTTTGGTGCTGCTCGCCGTCGAGAGGATTCATCCGACAGCGTTGGCGGATCTGAATTTGAAGAATTTAGAAAGGGCAGCAGCGGCCGCTTTATCGTGGTCGAAGCGATCGAGCGGCTAATTCAGAACACCAAAGCACCTTACATCGTCTTGTCGTATAGCTCTGGTGGCCGAGCGACCGCAGAAGAGTTGACCGACATTCTGGCGGCAAATGGCGATGTTATCGATCTAATGAAAATATCACATAAAAAGAACGTCATGGCTCATATGAAATGGACGAATGACTGGCTGCGCGACGCTGAAACAGATCACCTTGAATATCTGTTTTTGCTACGGAAGGGGTAA